The proteins below are encoded in one region of Oikeobacillus pervagus:
- a CDS encoding MvdC/MvdD family ATP grasp protein, whose translation MRVLIITNKDDVTVDFVVKELQKRNLAYYRLNTEDIPNKVNISFDFDNNRFEILDKVKKQRYSLLNFNSVYYRRPQLNNFDFIEKLSNYEINYLKSELNFILEGIYKLLEDKYWLNNVYRIREAENKIYQLQLAKEVGFCIPNSLISNQYNILVNFYEKNDNNCIIKPIKSGYMLNDKGSKAIFTTKVEENIFNNPVRVESFPLYLQRNIPKKFDIRVTVIGERVFAAEIHSQINEDSSIDWRRGLKPLEHYEHILPIEIKRKCIELTHKLKLNYSAIDLIYTGEDEYIFLEINPNGQWAWIEKRLHFPLSREIVNLLEDGV comes from the coding sequence ATGAGAGTTTTAATTATAACGAATAAAGATGATGTGACGGTTGATTTTGTAGTTAAAGAGCTTCAAAAAAGAAATTTGGCCTATTATAGATTGAATACCGAGGACATACCTAATAAAGTTAATATATCCTTTGACTTTGATAACAATAGATTTGAAATACTTGATAAAGTAAAGAAACAAAGATACTCGCTATTAAATTTTAATTCTGTATATTACAGGAGACCCCAATTAAATAATTTTGATTTTATTGAAAAGCTAAGTAATTATGAGATTAATTATTTAAAGAGTGAGCTAAATTTTATTCTTGAAGGTATATATAAATTGCTTGAAGATAAATATTGGCTGAATAATGTTTATAGAATTAGAGAGGCAGAGAATAAAATTTATCAGCTTCAATTGGCTAAAGAAGTTGGTTTCTGTATCCCAAATTCACTAATTTCCAATCAATATAATATTTTAGTTAATTTTTATGAGAAAAACGACAATAATTGTATTATTAAACCTATAAAAAGTGGATATATGCTAAATGATAAAGGTTCAAAAGCCATTTTTACAACAAAGGTTGAAGAAAATATTTTTAATAATCCCGTTAGGGTTGAATCCTTTCCATTGTACTTACAAAGGAACATTCCAAAGAAATTTGACATAAGGGTGACGGTAATTGGCGAAAGAGTCTTTGCTGCTGAGATACATTCACAGATAAATGAAGATTCATCAATTGATTGGAGGAGGGGGCTAAAGCCACTTGAACATTATGAACACATATTGCCAATTGAGATTAAAAGAAAATGTATTGAACTTACTCATAAGTTGAAATTAAACTATTCAGCCATAGATTTAATTTATACCGGCGAGGATGAGTATATTTTCTTGGAAATAAATCCCAATGGGCAGTGGGCATGGATTGAGAAAAGGTTACATTTCCCATTAAGCAGGGAAATAGTAAATCTACTAGAAGATGGTGTTTAG
- a CDS encoding helix-turn-helix domain-containing protein, whose translation MRNLSKRDRLVEKLESHLRYSARHLIKFDSLEETLQYIINSFWVELPCDLVAIILKEKDVLKPKVWKGGSDQFEKGFPIPLNRCSTNILEEGWSIEKTREGIQCDFHKLMTEENISTWFTVPLKEDITSIGFCVVGFQNFVPLIAETERIFVEFGKDIAVSIKLAQNKEIEKKKMEGLTWFNDNLYPGSPIEPLVGKVVEMACMATGAASAYIYLYDQRQNCFSFQPPHKGVVDVPNKIWVGNHYNLSEHFPFFERVGENELTVPLVVNLETIGILHLADKRSGVFKEEDIELLEFFTTHVATLLENARLYEIEIDLKHRLETVIEHQQELVKQTLDGEGFDAISHTLGHLVKHPIILFDRFFRPVSYYKLEMEEGIFQDLINQVQNHREHVKEMKKRKVWLNDLTGENDGIGIWPVVGGGDLLGYLAIRMKKDQVDDVLRLTIEHALNVYAIQFIKQKLVMDTKEQVKDSFINKLFEETIEDEDQLIEYANLFNWNLFAPHRIGILSIQLADQKMNLLDLEAQKTAIWEQVKEFLTLHDPDIIFTRRGDDFILIVPESKAEKGMKAYWQSLYKYICQLNLQGGDVQKIFLGVGGKTEKLRDYYFCYKQAHHARNVVIHHLQDEGFALFEDLGAYTLLNNLKDPLIANLFIETYLEPLLHYKDGKGADLFTTLRVYIYNNGNWKKTMESLFIHRSTLRYRMERIRDILEIDIDHAENRLNLMMAYKLYDLYYSH comes from the coding sequence ATGAGGAATCTCAGTAAACGTGATCGGTTGGTGGAGAAGTTAGAATCGCATTTGCGTTATTCGGCAAGGCATTTGATTAAATTTGATTCGTTAGAGGAAACGTTACAATATATCATTAATTCTTTTTGGGTGGAGCTACCATGTGATCTTGTGGCGATTATTTTGAAGGAAAAGGATGTTCTGAAGCCGAAAGTGTGGAAAGGCGGGTCGGATCAATTTGAAAAGGGGTTTCCTATTCCATTAAATAGGTGTTCAACGAATATTCTTGAAGAGGGTTGGAGTATTGAAAAGACACGGGAAGGCATCCAATGTGATTTTCATAAGTTGATGACGGAGGAAAATATATCAACTTGGTTTACCGTTCCCTTAAAAGAAGATATTACGAGTATTGGCTTTTGCGTCGTAGGGTTTCAAAATTTTGTACCTTTGATTGCGGAGACTGAAAGGATTTTCGTTGAGTTTGGGAAGGATATTGCTGTATCTATTAAACTGGCTCAAAATAAAGAGATCGAAAAAAAGAAAATGGAAGGGTTGACGTGGTTCAATGACAACTTATACCCGGGATCTCCTATTGAACCATTAGTCGGGAAAGTCGTGGAAATGGCTTGCATGGCAACTGGTGCAGCTTCAGCCTATATTTATTTATATGATCAAAGACAGAATTGTTTTTCCTTCCAACCTCCTCATAAAGGAGTGGTGGACGTTCCAAATAAAATATGGGTAGGGAATCATTATAATTTAAGTGAACATTTTCCGTTTTTTGAAAGGGTAGGGGAAAATGAGTTGACGGTTCCATTGGTTGTGAACCTTGAGACAATTGGGATTTTACATCTGGCGGATAAACGGAGTGGGGTTTTTAAAGAGGAAGATATAGAATTATTAGAGTTTTTTACAACACATGTGGCGACATTATTAGAGAATGCTCGATTATATGAAATAGAGATCGATTTAAAACATCGGCTGGAGACGGTTATTGAGCACCAGCAAGAATTAGTGAAACAAACTTTGGATGGGGAAGGTTTTGATGCAATCTCCCATACACTGGGTCATCTAGTAAAGCACCCCATCATTTTGTTTGACCGGTTTTTTCGTCCTGTCTCTTATTATAAATTGGAAATGGAGGAGGGGATTTTCCAAGATTTGATTAATCAAGTGCAAAATCATAGAGAACATGTGAAGGAAATGAAAAAAAGGAAGGTATGGCTTAACGATTTAACTGGGGAGAACGATGGAATTGGCATTTGGCCCGTTGTGGGTGGCGGCGATTTATTAGGGTATCTTGCTATCCGTATGAAAAAAGACCAAGTAGATGATGTACTTCGATTAACGATTGAACATGCGTTAAATGTATATGCGATTCAATTTATCAAGCAAAAGCTTGTGATGGATACAAAAGAACAGGTCAAAGATAGCTTTATTAACAAGCTATTTGAGGAAACGATTGAAGACGAGGATCAATTGATTGAATATGCTAATCTTTTTAATTGGAATCTGTTTGCCCCGCATCGAATAGGCATCCTGTCCATTCAATTGGCAGATCAAAAAATGAATTTACTAGATTTAGAAGCACAAAAGACGGCAATTTGGGAGCAAGTGAAAGAGTTCTTGACCCTCCATGATCCGGACATCATTTTCACACGCAGAGGGGATGATTTTATATTAATTGTTCCTGAATCAAAAGCGGAAAAAGGGATGAAAGCTTATTGGCAATCTCTTTACAAGTACATTTGCCAACTGAATTTACAAGGAGGAGATGTACAGAAAATTTTCCTTGGGGTTGGAGGGAAAACGGAAAAACTAAGAGATTACTATTTCTGCTACAAACAAGCCCATCATGCTCGTAATGTTGTCATCCATCATCTTCAGGACGAAGGTTTCGCCCTCTTCGAAGATCTTGGTGCTTATACATTATTGAATAATTTAAAGGACCCATTGATCGCGAATTTATTTATAGAGACTTACCTTGAACCATTACTTCATTATAAAGATGGCAAAGGGGCCGATCTTTTCACGACATTGAGGGTTTATATATACAATAACGGAAATTGGAAAAAAACGATGGAATCATTATTTATCCATCGAAGTACATTGAGATATCGGATGGAACGTATAAGGGATATTCTTGAGATAGATATCGATCATGCTGAAAACCGTTTGAATTTAATGATGGCTTATAAGCTTTATGATTTATATTATTCGCATTGA
- a CDS encoding FRG domain-containing protein, translating to MITSTSIFDNSIICEVDLTRNEDTLQRILKEYEEEVQKLSQMDEYQIKEELSKVISPTREKEKFEFYQNNLLYIKQSFFIIQKDKKEENLDSEAIKQLRIEDIIEEIPSEISSSLRISYRELNEIAKKKAEASEQWNEYNVVSTVASKLGIEEANIKLISTLSEYISFVSELHTAEEYVSRGQKDCTYELLPSLHRNHTKDYSVHLSAYEGAFKQKIIYYDKDIIGKSAEAMRAEGQHFGLPTDYLDFTEAHLISLLFAIEEYNYDKQHSIVYFVNALEYNTEVIGQREKLVDYSIQSNVDTINGKVGSSRSYFIKLGNSNERIHFQKGCFLKFSVEDKESFRERLGKFCKVAIIDKNHKKDILKELFNLGVTFENIYPDKDNVVKSIKFQYKEVTGGNIG from the coding sequence ATGATAACTTCAACAAGCATTTTTGATAATTCAATTATATGTGAAGTTGATTTAACTCGAAATGAGGATACACTACAGAGAATATTAAAAGAATATGAAGAAGAGGTTCAAAAGCTTTCTCAAATGGATGAATATCAGATTAAGGAAGAATTAAGCAAAGTAATTTCTCCTACTAGAGAGAAAGAGAAATTTGAATTCTATCAAAATAACTTATTATATATCAAGCAAAGCTTCTTTATAATCCAAAAGGATAAAAAAGAAGAAAATCTTGATTCAGAGGCAATAAAACAATTACGAATAGAAGATATAATAGAGGAAATCCCTTCAGAAATCTCCAGTTCTTTACGTATATCATATAGAGAATTAAATGAAATAGCAAAGAAGAAAGCTGAAGCAAGTGAACAATGGAACGAATACAATGTAGTTTCTACAGTGGCTAGTAAACTAGGGATAGAGGAAGCCAATATAAAATTAATTTCAACTTTAAGTGAATATATATCCTTTGTTTCAGAATTACATACTGCGGAAGAGTATGTTTCTAGAGGTCAAAAAGATTGTACATATGAACTGTTGCCATCACTTCATAGAAATCATACAAAAGATTACAGTGTGCATCTATCAGCATATGAAGGAGCATTTAAACAAAAAATAATATATTATGATAAGGATATAATTGGTAAATCAGCAGAGGCAATGAGAGCAGAAGGTCAACATTTTGGCTTACCTACCGACTACTTAGATTTTACTGAAGCACACTTAATTTCCTTGTTATTTGCTATCGAGGAGTATAATTATGATAAACAACATTCAATTGTATATTTTGTAAATGCTCTTGAATATAATACAGAAGTAATTGGGCAAAGAGAAAAACTAGTTGATTATTCAATTCAATCTAATGTAGATACGATTAACGGAAAAGTAGGAAGCTCCCGTTCATATTTTATAAAATTAGGAAATTCTAATGAAAGAATTCATTTTCAAAAAGGGTGTTTCTTAAAATTTTCAGTGGAAGATAAAGAATCATTTAGGGAGAGACTAGGAAAGTTTTGTAAAGTAGCAATAATAGATAAAAATCATAAAAAAGATATTTTAAAAGAGTTATTTAATTTAGGTGTCACTTTTGAGAATATATATCCTGATAAAGATAATGTTGTTAAATCAATAAAATTCCAATATAAGGAAGTGACAGGAGGGAACATAGGATGA
- a CDS encoding flagellin N-terminal helical domain-containing protein: MEKLSSGLRINKAGDDAAGLAISEKMRGQIRGLDMAAKNAQDGVSLLQTAEGALNETHSILQRMRELAVQSSNDTNTDADRESINTEINQLKEEIDRIGNTTEFNTKKLIDGSIGEKKVAGTDNAAVISSALGKETAAQSSTTVDGSKLDAFTGGSQSITIDGAKISFTATQADYRATSDGSGTADVDAFASQLQKDINKAIDAYNTSNGTSIANVTVSKDPAAATKVLIKSGSEGATSTIHVDSPATGATNLWEAAGFTVDTAHNATGSEGVVDAAGGGSLAALKTLAGTAGAATFTFEVDGKSIAVDLNDQSGSGGFAAQTVTKDSDMGAIATGLQKDLNEAIKAYNATVPTSEQVKEVSVSVKDGAFVVESGSDKATSSIKFDNSEAAQLLGLAKQNSATQGGGVDFQIGANQTQTMKVTIEDMRTDALGIKDIDLSNKAGAEEAITKINDAIEKVSTQRSNLGAFQNRLEHTINNLGTSSENLTAAESRVRDVDMAKEMMEQTKNSILSQAAQAMLAQANQQPQGVLQLLR; encoded by the coding sequence ATGGAGAAATTATCTTCTGGATTACGTATTAATAAAGCTGGAGATGATGCTGCAGGTCTAGCAATCTCTGAAAAAATGCGTGGACAAATTCGTGGGTTGGACATGGCAGCAAAGAATGCACAAGATGGTGTAAGTTTACTTCAAACGGCTGAGGGAGCTTTAAATGAAACACACTCTATTCTTCAACGTATGCGTGAATTAGCGGTTCAATCATCAAATGACACAAACACAGATGCTGACCGTGAGTCAATTAATACTGAAATCAATCAGTTGAAAGAAGAGATTGACCGTATTGGTAATACAACTGAATTTAATACAAAGAAATTAATTGATGGTTCTATAGGTGAGAAAAAAGTAGCTGGAACTGATAATGCAGCGGTTATTAGCTCTGCACTTGGTAAAGAAACTGCCGCTCAATCCTCTACCACTGTAGATGGTTCAAAACTGGATGCCTTTACTGGAGGTTCACAATCAATCACTATTGATGGTGCGAAAATCAGTTTTACTGCTACGCAAGCAGACTATAGAGCAACATCAGATGGTTCTGGTACTGCTGACGTTGACGCGTTTGCAAGTCAACTTCAAAAAGATATAAACAAAGCTATTGACGCATATAACACAAGCAATGGAACTAGTATTGCAAATGTAACTGTTTCAAAAGACCCTGCTGCTGCCACTAAAGTTTTGATTAAGTCAGGATCTGAAGGTGCGACTTCAACTATTCATGTAGATTCTCCCGCTACAGGGGCTACAAATCTTTGGGAAGCAGCTGGCTTTACAGTAGATACTGCACATAATGCTACTGGATCTGAAGGGGTAGTTGATGCAGCTGGTGGTGGAAGTTTAGCAGCTCTTAAAACTCTAGCTGGGACTGCAGGTGCTGCGACTTTTACCTTTGAGGTAGATGGAAAATCTATTGCCGTCGATTTAAATGATCAATCTGGGTCAGGTGGTTTCGCTGCGCAGACTGTTACAAAAGATAGTGACATGGGAGCTATTGCAACTGGTCTTCAAAAGGATTTAAATGAAGCTATTAAGGCATATAATGCAACAGTTCCAACTTCCGAACAAGTTAAAGAAGTATCAGTATCTGTTAAAGATGGAGCATTTGTTGTTGAAAGTGGTTCAGATAAAGCAACAAGCAGTATTAAATTCGACAACAGTGAAGCTGCTCAATTACTAGGTCTAGCTAAACAAAATAGTGCTACTCAAGGTGGCGGTGTAGACTTCCAAATCGGAGCTAACCAAACTCAAACAATGAAGGTTACTATTGAAGATATGCGTACAGATGCTTTAGGAATTAAAGATATTGACTTATCTAATAAAGCAGGTGCAGAAGAAGCTATTACTAAGATTAACGATGCTATTGAAAAAGTATCAACTCAACGTTCTAACCTTGGTGCATTCCAAAACCGTTTAGAACATACAATCAACAACTTAGGAACTTCTTCTGAAAACCTAACTGCTGCAGAATCTCGTGTAAGGGATGTCGATATGGCGAAAGAGATGATGGAGCAAACTAAAAACTCTATTCTTTCTCAAGCAGCACAAGCAATGTTGGCTCAAGCGAACCAACAACCACAAGGAGTTTTACAACTTCTTCGTTAA
- a CDS encoding tyrosine-type recombinase/integrase has translation MEIEEFAKWLFTEGKAAKTIESYVNDVKGFQSYLQEKLNDVPILSRFSFVRYKEHLMKEDYAISTINKKINSLKVYNDFLRTKGHLSESFIQLKRDRIKIAAGSEDNVDALTDEQVEELLFYVENRSKVRTRNKLIVYLLLYTGVRVSELIGIKIVDIDFLMNQLAVIGKGGKRREIGLRQDVLQLVKDYIKEERSASNFSHSDYLLVSQRAEKMHRDAVRDWLAKISKELGFKLHPHLFRHTFCTRLLKKGVDLTTVSKIAGHSTVNMTARFYIQTTKQEKMDAVNLL, from the coding sequence TTGGAAATTGAAGAATTTGCAAAGTGGCTTTTTACAGAGGGAAAAGCAGCCAAAACAATTGAGTCCTATGTGAACGACGTCAAAGGATTCCAATCATATTTACAGGAGAAGTTGAACGATGTTCCAATCCTATCACGCTTCTCATTTGTCAGATACAAGGAACATTTGATGAAGGAGGACTATGCCATTTCCACCATCAACAAAAAGATTAATAGTCTAAAAGTCTACAACGACTTTCTAAGAACCAAAGGACACCTAAGCGAGTCATTCATACAATTGAAGCGGGATAGAATAAAAATTGCCGCTGGAAGTGAGGACAATGTAGATGCCCTTACGGATGAACAAGTGGAAGAATTGCTTTTCTATGTTGAAAACAGAAGCAAGGTTAGAACTCGTAACAAGCTGATTGTATATTTGCTGCTCTATACGGGTGTAAGGGTTAGCGAATTGATTGGAATCAAAATTGTAGACATTGACTTCCTAATGAATCAATTGGCGGTGATTGGGAAAGGCGGAAAGAGACGTGAAATCGGGCTTAGACAGGATGTGCTTCAATTAGTAAAGGACTACATAAAGGAAGAGCGTTCTGCATCTAATTTCAGCCATAGCGACTATCTATTAGTGAGCCAACGAGCAGAAAAAATGCATCGTGATGCAGTAAGGGATTGGTTAGCAAAGATTTCGAAGGAACTAGGATTCAAGCTGCATCCACATTTGTTTCGTCATACGTTTTGTACAAGGCTGTTGAAAAAAGGTGTAGACCTTACAACGGTTAGTAAAATCGCAGGTCATTCCACTGTGAATATGACAGCAAGGTTCTACATTCAAACGACTAAGCAAGAGAAGATGGATGCGGTCAATCTATTATAA
- a CDS encoding DUF262 domain-containing protein, protein MTKTNFLEAMKNINANRPLISVQDIVTFIDKGNKYLKMFPDEMTEEKEMEVLQGIVLSPDYQRTYRATIKEESSIIESLLINIPIPEIFLVISGKNDIQIRHVMDGQHRLNAIYRYINNKFALKGLEILGSDPVYVNKKFSELDKKDKIKILGSHLSVLEFESFEDPEIEIELFKRYNRNTKPLEMQEIEMATYFSETSKYLSGFINNLIENNTLIEKILSEDTYSEEDRNLATKKDNLYKIYNITKARNDKQKNHQELCVILSILENGLQEGIRDGMTASKNFLKTKSITYKNNGDENINFLQNEFNSFNNFLLQLSQKVELPFSTHMLGEEKGKQSKFLMGLAIIVTSVYYYFQVDLESEELLNEIKEIISLSPIADLSYKASSTNMKNVMLYLFRNNKIHEKPFNALTFKTSKLEEIQAFIERNETNIEQLL, encoded by the coding sequence ATGACGAAAACAAATTTTCTAGAAGCAATGAAAAATATTAACGCCAATAGACCTCTTATTTCCGTTCAAGACATAGTTACTTTCATTGATAAAGGGAATAAATATTTAAAAATGTTTCCTGATGAAATGACAGAAGAAAAAGAAATGGAAGTCCTTCAGGGAATAGTATTAAGTCCTGATTATCAAAGAACATACAGGGCAACAATTAAAGAAGAAAGTTCTATTATAGAATCATTGCTTATTAATATTCCAATACCTGAAATATTTTTGGTTATTTCAGGTAAAAATGATATTCAAATAAGACATGTAATGGATGGACAGCACAGATTAAATGCTATTTATAGATATATAAATAATAAATTCGCTCTTAAGGGATTAGAGATACTAGGTTCAGACCCGGTTTATGTAAATAAAAAATTTTCGGAGCTAGATAAAAAAGATAAAATAAAGATTTTAGGAAGTCATTTATCAGTTTTAGAATTTGAAAGTTTTGAAGACCCAGAGATTGAAATTGAATTATTTAAAAGATATAACAGAAATACAAAGCCTTTAGAGATGCAGGAAATTGAAATGGCAACATATTTTTCTGAAACGAGCAAGTACTTAAGTGGTTTTATAAATAATTTGATTGAAAATAACACTTTAATCGAAAAGATACTTTCTGAAGATACCTATTCAGAAGAGGATAGGAATCTAGCTACTAAAAAGGATAATTTGTATAAAATTTATAATATAACTAAAGCAAGAAATGATAAGCAAAAAAACCACCAAGAATTATGTGTTATTTTAAGTATACTAGAAAATGGTTTACAAGAAGGTATAAGAGATGGCATGACAGCTTCCAAAAACTTCTTAAAAACAAAGTCGATTACATATAAGAACAATGGAGATGAAAATATAAATTTCTTACAGAATGAATTTAATTCATTCAATAATTTTTTACTGCAGCTTTCTCAAAAAGTAGAGCTTCCTTTTTCAACACATATGCTTGGTGAAGAGAAAGGTAAGCAAAGTAAATTTTTAATGGGATTAGCTATTATCGTAACATCGGTTTACTATTATTTCCAAGTGGATTTAGAAAGTGAAGAATTATTAAATGAGATAAAAGAAATTATAAGTCTATCTCCTATTGCTGATTTAAGTTATAAAGCCTCATCAACGAATATGAAAAATGTTATGTTATATCTTTTTAGGAATAATAAAATTCATGAAAAACCTTTTAATGCTCTAACCTTTAAGACCTCAAAACTCGAAGAGATTCAAGCCTTTATAGAAAGAAATGAAACAAACATAGAGCAACTATTATAA
- a CDS encoding tyrosine-type recombinase/integrase, with amino-acid sequence MLFMESVEQFGKYQANIERSPVTIKAYHEDLSLLNRYLEEKYNSPVYLEDITQEDVEEYLYYLKNTKGYQPISRKRVLGSMRSFFGYAYKSEWCDKNVTVRLEPIKCQQKERQYLSEEEVHQFVDAIQHDLARLVAQTLYYTGMRISECLNLHVEDVDLEDNLIHIRHGKGNKDRFVPINAKLKELFVDYTENWRVNSDYFFATRNTGTFSKTRVSKIFRDTNRALGWKKNVTAHILRHSFASKLVKNDVHLVKISKLLGHSSLKTTSIYVHSNMDDLKEAVNTL; translated from the coding sequence ATGTTATTTATGGAATCAGTTGAGCAGTTTGGAAAGTACCAAGCAAACATTGAGCGGAGTCCAGTTACGATAAAAGCCTATCATGAAGATTTATCACTTCTAAACCGTTACCTAGAAGAGAAATATAACAGTCCAGTTTATTTGGAGGACATTACACAAGAAGATGTTGAGGAGTATCTTTATTATCTTAAGAATACTAAGGGGTACCAGCCCATTAGCCGAAAACGTGTGTTAGGAAGCATGCGGTCATTCTTTGGCTATGCCTACAAAAGCGAATGGTGTGACAAGAATGTTACCGTAAGGCTTGAGCCAATCAAATGTCAGCAAAAAGAGCGGCAATATCTTTCTGAAGAAGAGGTTCATCAATTTGTAGATGCTATCCAACATGACCTTGCCCGTTTAGTCGCACAAACCCTTTATTACACTGGAATGCGTATTTCAGAATGCCTAAATCTTCATGTAGAGGATGTCGATTTAGAAGACAACCTAATTCACATTAGGCATGGGAAGGGGAACAAAGACCGCTTTGTTCCAATCAATGCAAAATTGAAGGAGTTGTTTGTGGATTACACGGAGAACTGGCGGGTGAATTCGGATTACTTCTTTGCTACAAGAAACACTGGTACGTTTTCAAAAACTAGGGTATCCAAGATATTTAGGGATACGAATCGGGCATTAGGATGGAAAAAGAACGTAACTGCACACATTCTGCGTCACTCCTTTGCCTCAAAGCTAGTCAAAAACGATGTTCATTTGGTCAAGATTTCAAAACTGCTTGGACATAGCAGCCTAAAAACAACGAGTATTTATGTCCACAGCAATATGGATGATTTGAAAGAAGCTGTTAACACACTATAA